The Sinomicrobium kalidii genome contains a region encoding:
- a CDS encoding DUF4179 domain-containing protein has translation MIKDLFVIRTQCFSLTKVGAKAFFVALLLAAHVRGISQTDPQVSSDIDSTRMKIGEQLHFEIKVDADSTALVVFPEGQTFSPLEMVEATDIDTFRNKDRFNLTRKYALTQFDSGHYTLPRQKVIINNREFYTDSLEVTVGNIPVDTTKQKMYDIKPLQEVSHNYSGWGKLLLWGLVILLVTGALVYWFFIQKKPLSEAEKEALLPPFDRALLGLKKLEESRYLIQSQYKEYYSELTNIVRAYLEEEVHISAMESTTEELVTKLEIMQQAGKLNLEKNTIANFKDVLQKADLVKFARSRPDTNVAEADRKVIENVVVKTKEAIPEPTEEELLLKAEYLAEMEQKRRKKKRIYIGIAAACLILIATGSAIAYYGFHEVKDSVFGHPSRELLQGEWINSEYGYPSIVLETPKVLRRTEVELPDTMKQVVSTNQTFAYGSMAENLHISASVTTFREGVEFRVEDAVQGAIKTMEQQGAKNLIVKQDEFTTPSGKKGSKVYGSLDITEPSSDKTFKGEYIILNFTEQGAFQQVIIVHRQDDRYAKDIENRIVNSIDFKNK, from the coding sequence ATGATAAAAGACCTTTTCGTCATAAGAACGCAATGTTTTTCTCTCACCAAGGTGGGGGCGAAAGCTTTTTTTGTCGCCTTGCTTCTTGCCGCTCATGTCCGGGGTATTTCCCAAACCGATCCGCAGGTCTCTTCGGATATAGATTCTACCCGGATGAAAATAGGGGAACAGCTTCATTTCGAGATCAAAGTCGATGCCGACAGTACGGCCCTCGTGGTCTTTCCTGAAGGACAGACCTTCTCCCCACTCGAAATGGTGGAAGCTACCGATATAGACACGTTCAGAAACAAGGACCGGTTTAACCTCACGCGCAAATACGCCCTTACGCAATTCGACTCGGGACATTATACGCTCCCGCGGCAAAAGGTCATCATCAACAACAGGGAATTCTATACGGACTCCCTCGAGGTCACTGTCGGAAATATTCCGGTAGACACCACCAAACAAAAGATGTACGATATCAAACCCCTGCAGGAAGTAAGCCATAATTACTCCGGCTGGGGAAAACTCCTGTTATGGGGCCTTGTTATCCTTCTCGTTACCGGCGCCCTCGTATACTGGTTCTTCATCCAGAAAAAGCCGCTTAGCGAAGCCGAAAAAGAAGCCCTGCTCCCGCCCTTCGACCGGGCACTGCTGGGACTTAAAAAGCTGGAAGAATCGAGATACCTCATACAGTCCCAGTACAAGGAATACTATTCCGAGCTCACTAACATTGTTCGTGCCTATCTCGAAGAAGAAGTACACATATCGGCCATGGAAAGCACTACCGAAGAATTGGTAACCAAACTCGAGATCATGCAGCAGGCCGGCAAACTCAACCTGGAAAAAAACACTATAGCCAACTTTAAAGACGTACTGCAAAAAGCCGACCTGGTAAAATTTGCAAGGTCGCGGCCGGATACCAATGTCGCCGAGGCCGACCGTAAAGTCATAGAGAATGTAGTGGTTAAAACAAAAGAGGCCATTCCCGAACCCACGGAAGAAGAATTGTTGTTAAAAGCGGAATACCTGGCCGAAATGGAGCAGAAACGCCGTAAAAAGAAACGTATTTATATAGGCATAGCCGCCGCATGCCTGATACTCATAGCCACGGGGAGCGCCATAGCTTATTACGGGTTCCACGAGGTTAAGGATTCGGTTTTCGGGCACCCCTCCCGGGAATTGCTCCAGGGCGAATGGATAAACAGCGAATACGGATACCCTTCGATTGTCCTGGAAACCCCCAAAGTACTCCGGCGAACGGAAGTAGAACTCCCGGATACCATGAAACAGGTGGTCAGCACCAACCAGACCTTCGCTTACGGCAGTATGGCGGAAAACCTGCACATCTCGGCAAGCGTCACTACCTTTCGCGAAGGTGTGGAATTCCGCGTTGAAGATGCCGTACAGGGAGCCATAAAAACCATGGAACAGCAAGGGGCAAAAAACCTGATCGTAAAACAGGACGAATTCACCACGCCCTCCGGTAAAAAAGGCAGTAAAGTTTACGGCAGCCTGGATATTACAGAACCCAGCAGTGACAAAACATTCAAAGGAGAATATATCATACTGAATTTCACCGAACAAGGGGCATTCCAACAGGTGATCATTGTCCACAGACAGGACGACAGGTATGCCAAGGATATCGAAAACAGGATCGTAAATTCGATCGATTTTAAAAACAAATAG
- a CDS encoding vWA domain-containing protein: MLENIQFANPQFFWLLLLLPLALVWYIFNRKKETAPLKMSSVKGFKTGASVLPKLKPGLFVLRMLALAALITAMARPQTLDISSRTKTTRGIDIVMALDFSSSMLAKDLKPNRLIALKEVVAEFIKNRPNDRIGLVAYAGESYTPIPVTSDKALVLRTLDELDFEMLKDGTAIGMGLATSVNRLKDSKAESKIIILLTDGVNNTGVIEPLTATELAKEYGIKTYTIGLGTNGMAMTPVAYNPDGSFRYGMQKVEIDEKLLKDIAGETGGKYFRATNNRKLEEIYDEINQMETTEIEEFKYYNYEEKFRPLALIAGALLLLELLLRYTVFRSFI; encoded by the coding sequence ATGCTGGAGAACATTCAATTTGCCAATCCGCAATTCTTCTGGTTGCTGTTGTTGCTTCCTCTGGCCCTCGTATGGTATATATTCAACAGGAAAAAGGAAACGGCTCCGCTGAAAATGTCTTCCGTCAAAGGGTTCAAAACCGGGGCCTCCGTACTCCCGAAGTTAAAACCGGGGCTTTTTGTCCTTCGCATGCTCGCCCTGGCAGCATTGATAACGGCAATGGCCAGGCCGCAGACCCTGGATATTTCGTCCAGGACCAAGACCACGAGAGGGATCGACATTGTCATGGCTCTCGATTTTTCCTCCAGTATGCTGGCCAAAGACCTGAAACCCAACCGCCTCATTGCCCTCAAGGAAGTAGTGGCGGAATTCATAAAAAACAGGCCCAACGACAGGATCGGCCTGGTGGCCTATGCCGGGGAGAGTTATACCCCGATCCCCGTTACCAGTGATAAAGCGCTGGTATTGCGCACCCTCGATGAACTGGACTTTGAAATGTTAAAAGACGGTACGGCCATAGGCATGGGACTGGCCACGTCTGTAAACCGCCTCAAGGACAGCAAGGCAGAAAGCAAAATCATCATTCTCCTCACTGACGGTGTAAACAATACCGGGGTCATTGAACCCCTTACCGCCACCGAACTGGCAAAAGAATACGGCATTAAAACCTATACCATAGGACTGGGCACCAACGGCATGGCCATGACCCCCGTAGCTTATAACCCCGACGGCTCCTTCCGTTACGGCATGCAAAAAGTGGAAATTGACGAGAAACTCCTCAAGGACATTGCCGGCGAGACCGGGGGAAAATATTTCAGGGCCACGAACAACAGAAAGCTCGAAGAGATCTACGACGAGATCAACCAGATGGAAACCACCGAGATCGAAGAGTTTAAATATTACAATTACGAAGAGAAATTCCGGCCGCTGGCCCTGATTGCAGGTGCCCTCCTGTTGCTGGAACTCTTGCTGCGATACACGGTTTTCCGCAGTTTTATATAG
- a CDS encoding VWA domain-containing protein has product MYVLEEKIYFYLLAVIPVIILLFVLLQLWKKRTQKKFADAPLLKRLSPETSTFKPLLKLITLLLAFTCLSFALVNPKLGTKLETVKREGVDIVFATDVSKSMLAEDITPNRLEKSKRLISEIINQLAGDRIGIIAYAGEAFPQLPITTDYAAAKMFLQGMNTDMLSSQGTAIGDAIDMAKDYFNDAEQTNKILVIVSDGEDHEENISYAISEAREKGIRIVTIGVGTAKGGPIPIKRNGITETYKKDRQGEVVITKLNEETLKEISEETNGAYINGRSTSEVVSFMKDFLGQMDKKEFETKQFADYKSQFQWFLGAAILLLILDLLFLERKTAWLRKLNLFNEKNEK; this is encoded by the coding sequence ATGTACGTACTGGAAGAAAAAATATATTTTTACCTCCTTGCCGTTATTCCGGTAATCATACTGCTTTTTGTCCTTCTGCAACTGTGGAAAAAAAGGACGCAGAAAAAGTTTGCAGACGCTCCGTTGCTGAAAAGGCTCAGTCCCGAAACCTCAACCTTCAAGCCCCTGCTGAAACTCATTACGCTTCTGCTCGCTTTCACCTGCCTCTCCTTCGCCTTGGTCAATCCCAAACTGGGCACAAAGCTCGAAACCGTAAAAAGGGAAGGCGTGGATATCGTATTTGCCACGGATGTATCCAAAAGTATGCTGGCCGAGGACATCACCCCGAACCGGCTCGAAAAATCCAAACGCCTCATTTCGGAGATCATCAACCAGCTTGCGGGCGACCGGATAGGTATCATAGCCTATGCCGGGGAAGCTTTTCCCCAGTTGCCCATCACCACAGATTATGCCGCGGCAAAAATGTTCCTGCAGGGAATGAATACCGACATGTTATCTTCCCAGGGAACGGCCATCGGAGATGCTATTGATATGGCCAAAGATTATTTCAACGACGCGGAGCAGACCAACAAAATCCTGGTCATTGTTTCGGACGGGGAAGATCACGAGGAAAACATTAGCTACGCCATTAGCGAAGCCCGGGAAAAGGGCATCCGGATAGTTACTATTGGCGTGGGGACGGCCAAAGGGGGCCCCATTCCCATAAAACGGAACGGTATTACCGAAACCTACAAAAAGGACCGTCAGGGCGAAGTAGTGATCACCAAGCTGAACGAAGAAACCCTGAAAGAGATTTCCGAAGAGACCAACGGTGCGTATATTAACGGCCGGAGTACTTCAGAAGTTGTTTCCTTTATGAAGGATTTTCTGGGGCAAATGGATAAAAAAGAGTTCGAAACAAAACAGTTCGCCGACTACAAAAGCCAGTTTCAATGGTTTTTGGGAGCAGCCATTTTATTGTTAATTTTAGACCTTCTCTTTCTCGAAAGAAAGACCGCCTGGTTGCGAAAGCTGAACCTGTTTAATGAAAAAAACGAAAAGTAG
- a CDS encoding tetratricopeptide repeat protein, which produces MTVFSQHKSAVRPGNWIVPVLFLSVFLSRGQEQDREAEKTARISENLVSEANEELAGDNFEDAEVKYREAIAKNAENATARYNLGNAYYRKEKLGEAFTRFKQAGETAGTKKEKHKAYHNLGNVFMKNKEYQKAVEAYKEALRNDPTDEETRYNFALAKEMLKKNPPEDNKNDKDDKKEDQDKDKQDQNKDKQDQGGEGNKEDDQKDRNQGDEGDKDDQQPEKNKDQGNEDQGEDEKDQGQEGQPEEGEGEPRPGQSQLSPQQVQALLDAMSKEEKRVQDKINAKKAKGAKVKSEKDW; this is translated from the coding sequence ATGACCGTTTTTTCACAACATAAAAGTGCCGTAAGGCCGGGAAACTGGATAGTCCCTGTCCTGTTCCTGTCTGTCTTTCTCTCCCGCGGTCAGGAACAGGACAGGGAAGCCGAAAAGACCGCACGGATATCCGAGAACCTGGTCTCCGAAGCCAACGAAGAGCTCGCCGGTGACAATTTTGAAGATGCGGAAGTAAAATACAGGGAGGCCATCGCGAAAAATGCAGAAAATGCCACGGCCCGGTACAATCTCGGGAATGCGTACTACCGGAAGGAAAAACTCGGGGAAGCTTTTACCCGCTTCAAACAGGCCGGGGAAACCGCCGGCACCAAAAAAGAAAAACACAAAGCCTATCACAACCTCGGTAATGTGTTCATGAAAAACAAGGAATACCAGAAAGCCGTCGAAGCGTACAAGGAGGCCCTCCGGAACGATCCGACAGATGAGGAAACCCGGTATAATTTTGCCCTGGCCAAGGAGATGTTAAAGAAAAACCCTCCCGAAGACAACAAAAACGACAAAGACGACAAAAAAGAGGACCAGGACAAAGACAAGCAGGACCAGAATAAAGACAAACAGGATCAGGGCGGAGAAGGCAATAAAGAAGACGACCAAAAGGACCGGAATCAGGGCGATGAGGGAGATAAGGACGATCAGCAACCCGAAAAGAACAAGGATCAGGGGAATGAAGATCAGGGGGAAGATGAAAAAGACCAGGGCCAGGAAGGACAGCCCGAAGAAGGTGAAGGCGAGCCCCGTCCCGGACAAAGCCAGTTGTCACCGCAACAGGTACAGGCCCTGCTCGATGCCATGAGTAAAGAAGAAAAACGGGTCCAGGACAAGATCAATGCCAAAAAGGCAAAAGGAGCCAAGGTAAAATCCGAGAAAGACTGGTAA
- a CDS encoding BatD family protein: MGIRKNIFILSALLLFSSLCFSQEESVQFEAKVSKEKLGVNERLRIDFKMNKDGDNFTPPDFKGFTVVMGPNQSVSHSWINGKRSFSKTYSYVLAPVGRGKFTIEQATIEIDGNTYKTLPVTVEVTAAVADPGQQNNADDIAEDNLHLVAEVSKSSPYLNEAITVVYKLYVSPDTNVSDFRPLDNPTYNNFWSQEIDIKRYDVKNGTYNGKPYRYVVLKQVVLYPQKEGKLTLEPLALDVTVDVPTNRRDIFGGRLYTQAHKTVSAGNRTINVKPLPQQGKPADFTGAVGKFDFKITPSKTALKASESFQLKVEVKGKGNFKLFSLPKVDLPSSMEVYNPEFEENISTSLSGMSGSVSDNYTVVPQFKGQYAVPGISFSYFDPGTGSYKTIRSEQAVVDVLEGPQPVASTSAPAAPGNVKQNVIASGSQFKFIKLSPALKPMEKDDFFRSGLFYTLLIAPFLFIPLAVFAIKKKQKISADVRGSRMRKANRLARKYLSEARKTLGKKEAFYIALERALHNYLKAKIHIETSEFSKEKITTILQEKEVDNVSVEGFINLLQSCELARYTPASEVTMQQDYEKAVAVISQMDKQI; this comes from the coding sequence ATGGGAATCAGGAAAAACATATTCATACTATCCGCACTGCTGTTGTTCTCCTCCCTCTGCTTCTCCCAAGAGGAAAGCGTTCAGTTCGAAGCCAAGGTAAGCAAGGAAAAGCTGGGAGTCAACGAGCGGCTGCGCATAGATTTTAAAATGAATAAGGACGGGGATAACTTTACACCCCCCGACTTTAAAGGTTTTACGGTGGTTATGGGACCCAACCAGTCCGTGAGCCATTCATGGATAAACGGCAAACGCAGTTTTTCCAAAACATATTCCTATGTACTGGCGCCCGTGGGCCGTGGAAAATTCACCATAGAGCAGGCTACCATCGAAATAGACGGCAACACGTACAAAACCCTTCCCGTAACGGTAGAAGTTACGGCAGCCGTAGCCGATCCGGGCCAGCAAAACAATGCGGACGATATCGCAGAAGACAACCTGCATCTGGTAGCGGAAGTGTCAAAATCTTCCCCCTACCTCAACGAAGCGATTACAGTGGTTTATAAACTCTATGTAAGCCCGGACACCAACGTTTCCGATTTCCGCCCCCTGGACAATCCCACCTATAATAATTTCTGGAGCCAGGAAATCGATATCAAACGATATGATGTGAAGAACGGCACGTACAACGGAAAACCTTACCGCTACGTGGTTTTGAAACAGGTGGTGCTGTATCCGCAGAAAGAAGGAAAACTCACCCTGGAACCGCTTGCGCTCGACGTTACCGTCGATGTACCCACCAATCGCAGGGACATTTTCGGAGGACGCCTCTATACGCAGGCGCACAAAACGGTTTCCGCGGGAAATCGTACCATTAACGTCAAGCCGCTGCCACAACAGGGAAAACCGGCAGACTTTACCGGGGCCGTAGGTAAATTCGATTTTAAAATAACTCCTTCCAAGACTGCTCTAAAAGCTTCGGAATCCTTTCAGTTAAAAGTGGAGGTCAAGGGAAAGGGGAATTTCAAACTGTTCTCCCTGCCCAAAGTAGACCTTCCCAGTTCCATGGAAGTATACAACCCGGAATTCGAGGAAAACATCTCGACTTCGCTTTCCGGTATGTCGGGGTCGGTATCCGACAACTATACCGTGGTGCCCCAGTTCAAGGGACAGTATGCCGTCCCGGGCATTTCATTCTCGTATTTCGATCCGGGGACCGGTTCCTATAAGACCATTCGTTCCGAACAGGCCGTTGTAGATGTACTCGAAGGTCCGCAGCCTGTTGCATCCACATCCGCCCCCGCAGCTCCGGGAAATGTTAAACAAAATGTCATCGCATCGGGAAGCCAGTTCAAGTTCATCAAACTTTCCCCCGCACTCAAACCCATGGAAAAGGACGACTTTTTCCGGTCCGGTTTGTTTTATACCCTGCTTATAGCCCCGTTCCTGTTTATTCCGCTTGCCGTATTCGCCATAAAAAAGAAACAAAAGATCTCGGCAGACGTGCGGGGCAGTCGCATGCGAAAAGCCAACAGGCTGGCCAGGAAATATTTATCTGAAGCCCGGAAAACACTGGGTAAAAAAGAGGCTTTCTACATTGCACTCGAAAGAGCCCTCCACAACTACCTGAAAGCGAAAATCCATATAGAGACCTCTGAATTCAGCAAAGAAAAGATCACTACCATACTTCAGGAAAAAGAAGTTGACAACGTGAGTGTGGAAGGATTTATAAACCTGCTCCAAAGTTGCGAGCTGGCCCGTTATACCCCGGCATCGGAGGTAACCATGCAACAGGATTACGAGAAAGCGGTCGCCGTGATCTCTCAAATGGACAAACAGATTTAA